From one Lotus japonicus ecotype B-129 chromosome 3, LjGifu_v1.2 genomic stretch:
- the LOC130748343 gene encoding senescence-specific cysteine protease SAG39-like: MATKNQFYQISFALVLCLGLWAFQVSSRTLQDASMHERHEQWMARYGKVYKDLQEKEKRFNIFQENVKYIEASNNAGNKPYKLGVNQFTDLTNKEFIATRNKFKGHMSSSITRTTTFKYENVTAPSTVDWRQEGAVTPVKNQGTCGCCWAFSAVAATEGIHKLSTGNLVSLSEQELVDCDTSGADQGCQGGLMDDAFKFIIQNGGLNTEAQYPYQGVDGTCNTNEEVTHVATITGYEDVPSNNEQALQQAVANQPISVAIDASGSDFQNYQSGVFTGSCGTQLDHGVAVVGYGVSDDGTKYWLVKNSWGEDWGEEGYIRMQRDVEAPEGLCGIAMQPSYPTA, translated from the exons ATGGCTACCAAAAATCAATTCTATCAAATTTCATTTGCATTGGTTCTCTGTTTGGGATTGTGGGCTTTTCAAGTCTCATCTCGCACTCTCCAAGATGCCTCAATGCATGAGAGGCATGAGCAATGGATGGCTCGCTATGGCAAAGTCTATAAGGATCTCCAAGAAAAGGAAAAGCGTTTCAACATATTTCAAGAAAATGTGAAGTACATTGAAGCTTCCAACAATGCTGGCAATAAACCTTACAAGCTAGGTGTTAATCAATTTACAGATCTCACCAATAAAGAGTTCATAGCAACTAGAAACAAATTCAAAGGACACATGAGCTCATCTATCACAAGGACAACCACTTTTAAGTACGAAAATGTAACCGCGCCTTCCACTGTGGATTGGAGGCAGGAAGGAGCAGTGACACCTGTGAAGAACCAAGGCACATGTG GATGTTGTTGGGCCTTTTCTGCTGTTGCCGCGACAGAAGGAATTCATAAATTGAGTACTGGGAATTTGGTTTCTTTATCTGAACAAGAACTTGTTGATTGTGACACAAGTGGTGCAGACCAAGGTTGCCAGGGTGGTCTTATGGATGATGCTTTCAAATTCATCATCCAAAATGGTGGACTCAACACTGAAGCTCAATATCCCTATCAAGGGGTTGATGGAACATGCAATACAAATGAAGAAGTTACCCATGTTGCTACCATTACTGGGTATGAGGATGTCCCTAGCAACAATGAGCAGGCACTGCAACAAGCTGTGGCTAATCAACCAATCTCTGTAGCAATTGATGCCAGTGGTTCTGACTTTCAAAACTACCAAAGTGGTGTCTTCACTGGTAGCTGTGGCACTCAGTTGGACCATGGTGTTGCTGTTGTGGGTTATGGTGTTAGTGATGATGGAACCAAGTATTGGTTGGTTAAGAACTCATGGGGAGAAGATTGGGGTGAAGAAGGATACATTAGAATGCAAAGGGATGTGGAGGCCCCAGAAGGACTCTGTGGCATAGCAATGCAACCATCTTACCCAACTGCATAA